The following proteins come from a genomic window of Winogradskyella sp. PC-19:
- a CDS encoding GLPGLI family protein, translated as MKTVIRVLFLGLALVFTSANAQEFQGEATYKTQRSVDIKLDSTSNPGMTSDLQKQMQAMLKKQFQKTFTLSFNKEASIYKEEESLAPPQVGGSDMQVMVIGSGGGSDVLYKNTKNSTYTDQKDTMGKVFLVKDDIETIDWKLEKETKFIGQYQCFKATYVKMVPKPRSFSSFSVNEETEDEENKKEEEPEMIERTVTAWYTLQVPVNNGPAMYQGLPGLILEIHDGKLNIVCSKVVINPESKIEIVEPSKGKEVNREEYDKIMDKKRKEMLERFAPRNGRRSGESIEIRIGG; from the coding sequence ATGAAAACAGTTATAAGAGTTTTGTTTTTGGGTTTAGCGCTAGTTTTTACTAGTGCTAATGCTCAAGAATTTCAAGGCGAGGCAACCTATAAAACGCAACGTTCTGTAGATATTAAGTTAGACAGTACGAGCAATCCAGGTATGACTTCTGATTTACAAAAGCAAATGCAAGCAATGCTTAAAAAGCAGTTTCAAAAAACATTTACACTTTCATTTAATAAAGAGGCTTCAATATATAAAGAGGAAGAATCTTTAGCACCACCTCAAGTTGGAGGAAGTGATATGCAAGTTATGGTTATTGGTTCTGGTGGAGGTTCTGATGTGTTATACAAAAACACAAAAAATAGTACTTACACAGACCAAAAAGATACCATGGGAAAAGTGTTTTTAGTAAAAGACGATATTGAAACAATAGACTGGAAATTAGAAAAAGAAACCAAATTTATTGGACAGTACCAATGCTTTAAAGCTACTTATGTAAAGATGGTGCCAAAGCCACGTTCATTCTCTAGCTTTAGTGTTAATGAAGAAACTGAAGATGAAGAGAATAAAAAGGAAGAAGAACCAGAAATGATAGAGCGAACTGTAACGGCCTGGTATACCTTACAGGTGCCAGTTAATAATGGACCTGCAATGTATCAAGGCTTGCCAGGTTTAATTTTAGAAATCCACGATGGTAAACTAAATATCGTTTGTAGCAAAGTTGTAATTAACCCTGAGAGTAAAATTGAAATCGTCGAGCCTTCTAAAGGAAAAGAGGTCAATCGCGAGGAATATGACAAAATCATGGAT
- a CDS encoding sensor histidine kinase: MNDKRYRYILYVITVVIIATIGIQIYWNYKNYLTNKQQLINDVQVSLDKAVDDYYANLAEETTMALSFDETPTSKFFEEESAFNKILENIDQKNGKLKAIDSNKVSDIKGLSIFRGFEADSIMDEQRNKNNHLNADSFKLKVKELKQANPNIKIGDFKMLTTQVMISISNDTLNLKVIDTLLKNELNRKKIDIDYNLDYEKPKNKIPFSKDIIIVEADTTYFKDDLHLSVFSESTFLPKEGDLKVDFANETKVILRRMLGGIGISGLLVLSVIACLFYLLKIINQQKQLAEVKNDLISNITHEFKTPIATIGAALEGINSFNIIDDKEKTKKYIDMSSGQLSKLNLMVEKLLETATLDSESLELNKEEIDIIALLTSLSSRYQTHNADKTIQTSFKVESLVTKVDIFHFENAINNILDNAIKYGGDIIIIDLTPSKNSFNINISDNGTSLTKASNERVFEKFYRVPKGNKHDVKGFGIGLYYTKSIIEKHDGTITLDLNNKLTTFKIELPNG; encoded by the coding sequence ATGAATGATAAACGCTATAGATATATATTATATGTAATTACAGTAGTAATTATTGCCACCATAGGTATTCAAATCTATTGGAATTACAAAAACTACCTCACTAATAAGCAACAACTTATTAATGATGTACAAGTAAGTTTGGACAAGGCTGTAGATGATTATTATGCAAACCTCGCTGAAGAAACGACTATGGCATTGTCATTTGATGAAACTCCCACTTCAAAGTTTTTTGAAGAAGAAAGTGCCTTCAATAAAATTCTTGAAAACATTGATCAGAAAAATGGAAAACTGAAAGCAATAGATTCTAATAAAGTATCAGACATTAAAGGACTTTCAATCTTTAGAGGCTTTGAAGCTGACTCTATAATGGATGAACAAAGAAACAAGAATAATCACTTAAATGCAGATTCCTTTAAACTTAAGGTGAAAGAATTAAAACAAGCCAATCCAAATATTAAAATTGGTGATTTTAAAATGCTTACCACTCAAGTAATGATATCGATTTCGAATGACACATTAAACCTAAAGGTTATTGATACACTTTTGAAAAACGAATTAAACAGAAAGAAAATAGATATCGATTATAACCTTGATTATGAGAAACCAAAAAATAAAATACCTTTTAGTAAAGATATTATTATCGTTGAAGCAGACACCACATATTTTAAAGACGATTTACATTTAAGTGTTTTTTCTGAGTCTACATTTTTACCCAAAGAAGGTGACCTAAAAGTTGATTTTGCTAATGAAACTAAAGTCATTTTAAGACGAATGCTTGGCGGCATTGGCATTTCTGGTTTACTAGTCTTAAGCGTTATCGCTTGCTTATTCTATTTACTAAAAATCATAAACCAACAGAAGCAATTAGCAGAAGTAAAAAATGACTTAATTAGCAATATCACGCATGAGTTTAAAACTCCCATTGCTACCATTGGTGCTGCTCTAGAAGGCATTAATAGTTTTAATATTATCGACGATAAAGAAAAGACCAAAAAGTATATTGATATGTCAAGTGGACAACTATCAAAACTGAACCTAATGGTCGAAAAACTTTTAGAGACTGCTACTTTGGATAGTGAAAGTTTAGAACTAAATAAAGAGGAAATTGATATTATTGCACTTCTTACATCACTGTCATCAAGATACCAAACTCATAATGCAGATAAAACTATTCAGACTAGTTTTAAGGTTGAAAGTTTAGTGACTAAGGTTGATATATTTCATTTTGAAAATGCCATAAATAACATTTTAGATAACGCAATAAAATATGGCGGTGATATTATTATAATAGATTTAACTCCAAGTAAAAATAGTTTTAATATCAACATTTCAGACAATGGAACAAGTTTAACTAAAGCTAGTAATGAACGTGTTTTCGAGAAATTTTATCGTGTTCCTAAAGGTAATAAGCATGATGTTAAAGGTTTTGGAATAGGCCTATATTACACAAAAAGTATCATAGAAAAACATGATGGAACAATAACACTAGACCTCAATAATAAACTCACAACTTTTAAAATAGAACTCCCAAATGGCTAA
- a CDS encoding response regulator transcription factor has protein sequence MANPIKIVLAEDEAALGQIIKESLETRDFEVILCLDGEKAFRAYKSESPEILVLDVMMPKKDGFTLAKEVREIDDTIPIIFLTAKSQTQDVVEGFTIGGNDYLKKPFSMEELIVRIHNLISRTRLQKTADILEIGDYTFDFPKQLLTYKTEETVQLTHREAHLLFHLIKNKNNVLDRSLILNKLWGTDDFFSARSMDVFISKLRKKLKQDDRIQILNVRGFGYKLTV, from the coding sequence ATGGCTAATCCGATAAAAATAGTATTGGCGGAAGATGAAGCCGCTTTAGGACAGATTATAAAAGAAAGTTTAGAAACTCGAGACTTTGAGGTTATTCTTTGCCTAGACGGCGAAAAAGCTTTTAGAGCCTATAAATCCGAAAGTCCTGAAATTCTAGTTTTAGATGTTATGATGCCTAAGAAAGATGGCTTTACACTAGCTAAAGAGGTTAGAGAAATTGATGATACAATCCCTATTATTTTCTTGACTGCAAAATCGCAAACACAAGACGTTGTAGAAGGCTTTACTATTGGAGGTAACGATTATCTCAAAAAGCCCTTTAGCATGGAAGAACTTATCGTTAGAATTCATAATCTAATTAGTCGTACTAGACTTCAAAAAACAGCTGATATACTAGAAATCGGCGACTATACTTTTGATTTTCCTAAGCAATTATTGACCTATAAAACTGAAGAAACTGTTCAATTAACACATCGTGAAGCACATCTATTATTTCATTTGATTAAAAATAAAAACAATGTTTTAGATCGTTCTCTAATCTTAAACAAACTTTGGGGCACGGATGATTTTTTCTCAGCTAGAAGCATGGATGTTTTTATCTCTAAACTCAGAAAAAAACTAAAACAAGACGACCGCATTCAAATTTTAAATGTCCGTGGATTTGGATATAAATTGACGGTCTAA
- a CDS encoding deoxynucleoside kinase yields MHVAIAGNIGAGKTTLTKLLAKHYKWEAQLEDVVDNPYLDDFYNQMERWSFNLQVYFLNSRFRQVNQIQQGEKDIIQDRTIYEDAYIFAPNLHAMGLMTNRDFENYSSLFELMESFVKGPDLLIYLRSSIPNLVAQIHKRGRDYENTISIDYLSRLNERYEAWITKYTKGNLLIIDVDNLDFVANPEDLGGIINKIDAEINGLF; encoded by the coding sequence ATGCATGTTGCTATTGCGGGAAATATAGGCGCAGGGAAAACTACGCTTACAAAATTACTAGCCAAACATTACAAATGGGAAGCTCAACTCGAGGATGTTGTAGACAATCCTTATTTGGATGATTTTTACAATCAAATGGAACGTTGGAGTTTCAATTTACAAGTATATTTTTTAAATAGCCGTTTTCGTCAAGTAAACCAAATTCAACAAGGGGAAAAAGATATTATTCAAGACAGAACTATATACGAGGATGCTTATATTTTTGCACCAAACCTTCATGCAATGGGTTTAATGACAAATCGTGATTTTGAAAATTATTCATCACTTTTTGAATTAATGGAATCGTTTGTTAAAGGTCCTGATTTGTTAATCTATCTACGTAGTTCAATACCAAATTTAGTAGCGCAAATACATAAACGTGGTCGTGATTATGAAAACACAATAAGCATTGACTATCTAAGTCGACTTAATGAACGTTACGAAGCCTGGATTACTAAATATACCAAAGGAAATCTACTAATTATTGATGTAGACAATTTAGATTTTGTTGCTAATCCTGAAGATTTAGGCGGTATTATTAATAAAATTGATGCTGAAATTAACGGCTTATTTTAA
- a CDS encoding App1 family protein: protein MLKKDPLQIIPFLTYGTKTHLYLRGRALEDEDIDLSKKGWFSLLVNSWKRFETDEIRNSAIQINISDTKFDLKTDAEGYYLLDKTSKIKLNTDIEGWLDYKVKYTENNLKRSIQQNNTFEGQMLVPSNKARFGVISDIDDTILHTGVTSRLKWRVVVNTFFKTPLKRKALEGTADFYELLHNTVNPIFYVSNSPWNLYRYLEFFLKSNNFPKGPILLRDFRTPFDKTPKPELAHKYHEVFNILDTYPNLQFILIGDCGEKDADIYLDVVQKFPNRIAAIYLRSVEHKKRMRRIQSLFKDYKELPVLIVDNSNEAIAHAKAHGFIN, encoded by the coding sequence ATGCTTAAAAAAGACCCCTTGCAAATTATTCCGTTTCTAACTTACGGAACTAAGACACATTTGTATTTACGTGGTCGTGCACTTGAAGATGAAGATATCGACTTATCAAAAAAGGGTTGGTTCAGTCTTCTAGTAAATTCTTGGAAACGTTTTGAGACAGACGAAATCAGAAATTCTGCTATACAAATTAATATTTCTGATACTAAATTTGATTTAAAAACTGATGCAGAAGGTTATTATCTTCTAGATAAAACTTCTAAAATAAAACTGAATACAGATATTGAAGGTTGGTTAGACTATAAAGTAAAGTACACTGAAAATAATTTAAAGCGTTCAATACAGCAGAATAATACTTTTGAAGGTCAAATGCTTGTGCCTTCTAATAAAGCTAGATTTGGAGTTATAAGCGATATTGATGATACTATATTACATACAGGTGTAACCTCTAGATTAAAATGGCGTGTAGTTGTAAACACGTTTTTTAAAACACCATTAAAAAGAAAGGCCTTAGAAGGTACTGCAGACTTTTATGAGTTGCTTCATAATACAGTAAATCCAATTTTTTATGTGAGTAATAGTCCTTGGAATTTGTATCGCTACTTAGAGTTTTTCTTGAAGTCAAATAACTTTCCAAAAGGACCAATTTTGCTTCGAGATTTTAGAACACCATTTGATAAAACGCCAAAGCCAGAACTAGCACATAAGTATCATGAGGTATTTAATATCCTAGACACTTATCCAAATTTACAATTTATCCTTATCGGTGATTGTGGCGAAAAAGATGCAGATATATATTTAGATGTAGTTCAAAAATTTCCAAATAGAATAGCAGCAATTTATTTAAGAAGTGTAGAACACAAAAAAAGGATGAGACGTATTCAGAGTCTTTTTAAAGATTACAAAGAGTTGCCGGTTTTAATTGTAGATAATAGTAATGAGGCAATTGCTCACGCAAAAGCTCATGGATTTATTAATTAA
- a CDS encoding sodium-translocating pyrophosphatase yields MESYMIYMPIALALLGLIYMLVKKSWVMKQDAGDGKMKEISDHIYEGALAFLNAEYRLLAIFVLIVAVLLTIVSFVVPTTHWLIVIAFVFGAVFSAYAGNIGMKIATKTNVRTTQAARTSLPNALKISFGGGTVMGLGVAGLAVLGLTAFFIIFFRFFMGGEWTNTMDMTIVLETLAGFSLGAESIALFARVGGGIYTKAADVGADLVGKVEAGIPEDDPRNPATIADNVGDNVGDVAGMGADLFGSYVATVLAAMVLGNYVIKDMGGAISDAFGGIGPILLPMAIAGAGIIISIIGTVLVKIKSNDAKEAQVMGALNIGNWTSIILVAVSCFGLVTWMLPETMKMNFFGEGLVEISAMRVFYATLVGLFVGAVISSVTEYYTGLGKSPILKIVQQSSTGAGTNIIAGLATGMISTFPSVLLFAGAIWASYAFAGFYGVALAASAMMATTAMQLAIDAFGPISDNAGGIAEMSEQEPIVRERTDILDSVGNTTAATGKGFAIASAALTSLALFAAYVTFTGIDGINIFKAPVLAMLFVGGMVPVVFSALAMNAVGKAAMEMVQEVRRQFKDIPGIMEGTGKPEYDKCVAISTQASLKEMMLPGLLTIGFPLVIAFVPMLFGMDNLAIAEMLGGYMAGVTVSGVLWAIFQNNAGGAWDNAKKSFEAGVEINGEMTYKGSDAHKAAVTGDTVGDPFKDTSGPSMNILIKLTCLIGLVIAPILGGHTEEGVAMNENVEIIKEISVETKGDKTLDDTAVAKIITKTKIGDGETIIKEKTFEGNLEEVAKKAEAYAKEQKSN; encoded by the coding sequence ATGGAATCATACATGATTTATATGCCAATAGCTTTGGCACTTTTAGGATTAATTTACATGCTTGTAAAGAAATCGTGGGTTATGAAACAAGATGCTGGTGACGGTAAAATGAAAGAGATTTCAGACCACATCTATGAAGGCGCTTTAGCATTCTTAAATGCCGAATATAGATTACTAGCAATTTTTGTATTAATAGTAGCTGTTTTATTGACTATTGTGTCTTTTGTTGTGCCAACTACACATTGGCTAATCGTAATTGCCTTTGTTTTTGGAGCTGTGTTTTCTGCATATGCTGGTAACATTGGAATGAAAATAGCCACTAAAACAAACGTTAGAACAACACAAGCTGCACGTACTAGTCTTCCAAACGCACTTAAAATCTCCTTTGGAGGTGGAACAGTAATGGGACTTGGTGTTGCAGGTTTAGCAGTATTAGGATTAACAGCTTTCTTTATAATTTTCTTTAGATTTTTTATGGGTGGCGAGTGGACAAATACAATGGATATGACTATTGTGTTAGAAACACTAGCTGGTTTCTCGTTAGGAGCAGAGTCTATCGCACTTTTTGCGCGTGTAGGTGGTGGTATTTATACGAAGGCAGCTGATGTTGGTGCAGACTTAGTTGGTAAAGTAGAAGCTGGAATCCCAGAAGATGATCCTCGTAATCCTGCTACTATTGCAGATAACGTTGGTGATAATGTTGGTGATGTTGCTGGTATGGGAGCCGATTTATTTGGGTCTTATGTAGCAACTGTATTAGCAGCAATGGTATTAGGTAACTACGTTATTAAAGATATGGGTGGTGCAATCTCTGATGCTTTCGGAGGTATTGGACCAATCTTATTGCCAATGGCAATTGCTGGTGCAGGAATTATTATTTCAATTATCGGTACCGTGTTAGTGAAAATTAAAAGTAACGACGCTAAAGAAGCTCAAGTAATGGGCGCTTTAAATATTGGAAACTGGACATCTATTATTTTAGTAGCTGTATCATGTTTTGGTCTAGTAACTTGGATGTTACCAGAAACAATGAAAATGAACTTTTTTGGAGAAGGTTTAGTTGAGATATCGGCAATGCGTGTATTTTACGCAACCTTAGTTGGTTTATTTGTTGGCGCTGTAATCTCTTCTGTTACTGAATACTATACAGGATTAGGTAAAAGTCCAATCTTAAAGATAGTACAACAATCTTCAACGGGTGCAGGAACCAATATTATTGCTGGTTTAGCTACAGGTATGATATCTACATTTCCTTCAGTATTATTATTTGCTGGAGCTATCTGGGCGTCTTACGCATTCGCAGGTTTTTATGGTGTAGCATTAGCGGCATCTGCTATGATGGCTACAACAGCTATGCAGTTAGCTATTGATGCTTTTGGACCAATATCTGATAATGCAGGTGGTATTGCAGAAATGAGTGAACAAGAACCTATCGTAAGAGAACGTACAGATATATTAGATTCAGTTGGTAATACAACTGCTGCAACAGGAAAAGGATTTGCTATCGCTTCTGCTGCATTAACATCATTAGCATTATTTGCTGCTTATGTTACGTTTACAGGAATAGACGGAATTAATATTTTTAAAGCACCAGTATTAGCTATGTTATTTGTTGGTGGTATGGTGCCAGTAGTATTCTCTGCTTTAGCGATGAATGCCGTTGGTAAAGCTGCTATGGAAATGGTTCAAGAAGTGCGTCGTCAGTTTAAAGACATTCCTGGAATTATGGAAGGTACTGGAAAGCCAGAATATGATAAATGTGTTGCGATTTCTACACAAGCCTCTTTAAAAGAAATGATGCTGCCAGGTCTATTAACTATTGGATTTCCTCTTGTAATTGCATTTGTGCCAATGTTATTTGGTATGGATAATTTAGCTATTGCCGAAATGTTAGGTGGTTATATGGCAGGTGTCACAGTTTCTGGAGTCTTATGGGCAATCTTCCAGAATAATGCTGGTGGTGCATGGGATAATGCTAAGAAGTCTTTTGAAGCAGGTGTTGAAATTAACGGAGAAATGACATACAAAGGTTCTGACGCTCACAAAGCAGCAGTAACAGGAGATACTGTTGGTGATCCATTTAAAGATACTTCTGGGCCTTCAATGAATATTTTAATTAAATTAACATGTTTAATTGGTTTGGTTATAGCGCCAATTTTAGGTGGACATACTGAAGAAGGTGTTGCTATGAACGAAAACGTTGAAATCATCAAAGAAATTTCAGTGGAAACCAAAGGAGACAAAACTTTAGATGATACGGCAGTTGCAAAAATCATTACCAAAACTAAAATCGGTGATGGAGAAACTATAATTAAAGAAAAAACTTTTGAAGGTAATCTTGAAGAGGTAGCTAAAAAAGCTGAAGCTTACGCAAAAGAGCAAAAGAGCAATTAA
- a CDS encoding inorganic diphosphatase — MTATGKLTFDVLIEIPKGSRNKYEYDFELNKIRFDRMLFSSMMYPGDYGFIPETLALDGDPLDVLVMGTEPTFPMCVMEVKPIGVFHMADEKGPDEKLICVPVTDPIWNSYNDLSDLNPHRKKEITHFFQVYKDLEEKKVDVGGWGDAKEAYDILNKCVARYENSEHKINGDFTI; from the coding sequence ATGACAGCAACAGGAAAATTAACATTTGACGTTTTAATAGAAATACCTAAAGGAAGCCGAAACAAATACGAGTACGATTTTGAATTAAATAAAATACGCTTTGACCGTATGTTATTTTCATCGATGATGTATCCAGGAGATTATGGGTTTATTCCAGAAACTTTGGCATTGGACGGAGATCCATTAGATGTATTGGTTATGGGAACAGAGCCAACATTTCCAATGTGCGTTATGGAAGTTAAGCCAATAGGTGTATTCCATATGGCTGATGAAAAAGGACCAGATGAAAAACTAATTTGTGTACCAGTTACGGATCCAATTTGGAATAGCTATAACGATTTGTCAGATTTAAATCCGCATCGTAAAAAAGAAATCACTCATTTTTTTCAAGTTTATAAAGATTTAGAAGAAAAGAAAGTAGACGTTGGCGGTTGGGGAGATGCAAAAGAGGCATATGATATTTTAAATAAATGTGTAGCGCGTTACGAAAATAGTGAGCATAAAATTAATGGTGATTTTACAATATAA